The Sorex araneus isolate mSorAra2 chromosome 5, mSorAra2.pri, whole genome shotgun sequence genome has a segment encoding these proteins:
- the PEX10 gene encoding peroxisome biogenesis factor 10, which translates to MALAAAGPAEVVRAAQKDDHYRGGLRSAAGGAVHGLAGARRWLEWRRELELLADVAYFGLTTLAGYQTLGEEYVGIVQVDPSGRRVPSPLRRGLLVALHCVLPYLLGRALQQLERALQPDPRRASLGGPGPGGRGRAGARRWLQRCTAGLAEPRRRLLLQALAGLRRGLDGLQRLHVACFYLQGAFYHLAKRLTGVTYLRMPHLLAEDPRARASYRLLGLLSLLHLALALGLQFYGLRQRQRARREWPLARRGSLRRSHPEDSRAAARGSVCTLCLEERRHTTATPCGHLFCWECITQWCDTKAECPLCREKFTPQKLVYLRHYR; encoded by the exons ATGGCGCTGGCCGCCGCCGGGCCCGCGGAGGTGGTCCGCGCGGCGCAGAAGGACGACCACTACCGCGGCGGGCTGCGCAGCGCGGCGGGCGGCGCCGTGCACGGCCTGGCGG GGGCCAGGAGGTGGCTGGAGTGGAGGAGGGAGCTGGAGCTGCTCGCCGACGTGGCCTACTTCGGCCTCACCACGCTCGCAg GCTACCAGACGCTCGGGGAAGAGTACGTGGGCATCGTCCAGGTGGACCCGTCGGGACGCCGCGTGCCGTCGCCGCTGCGCCGCGGGCTGCTGGTGGCGCTGCACTGCgtcctgccctacctgctgggccgGGCGCTGCAGCAGCTGGAGCGGGCGCTGCAGCCCGACCCGCGCCGCGCCTCCCTGGGCGGCCCCGGGCCCGGTGGGCGCGGCCGCGCGGGGGCCCGGCGCTGGCTGCAGCGCTGCACGGCCGGCCTGGCCGAGCCGCGCCGGAGGCTGCTCCTGCAGGCCCTGGCGGGGCTCCGGCGCGGGCTGGACGGGCTGCAGCGCCTACACGTGGCCTGCTTCTACCTGCAAGGTGCCTTCTACCATCTGGCCAAGAGGCTCACGGGAGTGACCTAT CTCCGCATGCCCCACCTGCTCGCCGAGGACCCCAGGGCCCGCGCGAGCTACCGCCTGCTGGGGCTGCTGTCGCTGCTGCACCTGGCGCTGGCCCTGGGGCTGCAGTTCTACGGGCTCCGGCAGCGGCAGCGCGCGCGCAGAGAGTGGCCGCTGGCCCGGAGAGGCTCATTGCGCAG GAGCCACCCCGAGGACAGCAGAGCGGCCGCCCGGGGCTCCGTGTGCACTCTCTGCCTGGAGGAGCGGCGCCACACCACCGCCACGCCCTGCGGCCACCTCTTCTGCTGGGAGTGCATCACTCAGTGGTGCGACACCAAG GCGGAGTGCCCCCTATGCCGGGAGAAGTTCACACCCCAGAAGCTCGTGTACCTGCGGCACTACCGCTAA
- the PLCH2 gene encoding 1-phosphatidylinositol 4,5-bisphosphate phosphodiesterase eta-2: protein MDAGAAPPKHMEHCMSAMQAGTQMVKLRGSSKGLVRFYFLDEHRSCVRWRPSRKSEKAKISIDSIQEVSEGRQSEIFQRYPDGSFDPNCCFSIYHGSPRESLDLVSRSGEEARTWVTGLRYLMAGISDEDSLARRQRTRDQWLKQTFDEADKNGDGSLSIGEVLQLLHKLNVNLPRQRVKQMFKEADTDDHQGSLGFEEFCAFYKMMSTRRDLYLLMLTYSNHKDHLDAADLQRFLEVEQKMAGVTLEGCRDLIEQFEPCPENKRKGVLGIDGFTNYTRSPAGDIFNPEHHGVHQDMTQPLSHYFITSSHNTYLVGDQLMSQSRVDMYAWALQAGCRCVEVDCWDGPDGEPIVHHGYTLTSKILFRDVVETINKYAFAKNEYPVILSLENHCSVAQQKKMAQYLSDILGDKLDLSCVHGADAHTLPSPHVLRGKILVKGKKLPATLSEDAEEGDVSDEDSADEMDEDCKLLDGEASASRKRVESVAKKKLDSLLKESRIRDCEDPDGFSVSSLGPRGKRVPSAAERRGQTAEEAPGEEPGAARRNSRRLLSSFSRHKKKSSKLKKVASVEEGDEAPDAQGSQSRGATRQKKTMKLSRALSDLVKYTKSVGAHDVDSEVVCSWQVSSFSETRAQHILQQKPEQYLRFNQHQLSRIYPSSYRVDSSNYNPQPFWNAGCQMVALNYQSEGRMLQLNRAKFSANGSCGYVLKPSCMCQGVFNPNSEDPLPGQLKKQLVLRIISGQQLPKPRDSMLGDRGEIIDPFVEVEVIGLPVDCSKDQTRVVDDNGFNPMWEETLVFTVHMPEIALVRFLVWDHDPIGRDFIGQRTLAFSSMMPGYRHVYLEGMEEASIFVHVAISDISGKVRQTLGLKGLFLRGPKPGSLDSHAAGRPLARAPVSQRLLRRTASAPTKSQKPGRKAFPELVLGTQGPASGGGARDVGPPSPGPAPEALSQDEGGGSSPRGKAQAEHSPPQARPPRAPAASGPAGVAATCMKCVLGSCSSADAEGLRRERPPSPGPAGAVCQQPRARADSLGAPQPGVGGHSPTSRDSSRPGSPEVAARRQPGALQVEMNALFAQKLDEIRSKSPMFSTGKAGAPRSAPSAWLCLSTPHPPHLTHTQGPAGRLVSAPCSGPAGPGVPHHHCFQPSGPTVQAGGVRVCLHLRPPVRASPDVQASVSQTSRAVATSRAQAGTG from the exons ATGGACGCGGGAGCCGCCCCGCCCAAGCACA TGGAGCACTGCATGAGCGCCATGCAGGCAGGGACGCAGATGGTCAAACTCCGTGGCAGCTCCAAGGGCCTGGTCCGCTTCTACTTCCTGGACGAGCACCGCTCCTGCGTCCGCTGGCGGCCGTCCCGCAAGAGCGAGAAGGCCAAGA tTTCCATCGACTCCATCCAGGAGGTGAGTGAGGGGCGGCAGTCGGAGATCTTCCAGCGCTACCCCGACGGCAGCTTCGACCCCAACTGCTGCTTCAGCATCTACCACGGGAGCCCGCGGGAGTCGCTGGACCTGGTCTCCCGCAGCGGGGAGGAGGCGCGGACCTGGGTCACAGGCCTGCGCTACCTCATGGCCGGCATCAGCGACGAGGACAGCCTGGCCCGGCGCCAGCGCACCCGCGACC AGTGGCTGAAGCAGACGTTCGATGAGGCGGACAAGAACGGGGACGGCAGCCTGAGCATCGGGGAGGTGCTCCAGCTGCTGCACAAGCTCAACGTGAACCTGCCCCGGCAGCGGGTGAAGCAGATGTTCAAG GAAGCAGACACAGATGACCACCAAGGGTCCCTGGGCTTCGAGGAGTTCTGCGCCTTCTACAAGATGATGTCCACCCGCCGAGACCTCTACCTGCTCATGCTCACCTACAGCAACCACAAGGACCACCTGGACGCCGCTGACCTGCAGCGCTTCCTGGAGGTGGAGCAGAAG ATGGCAGGTGTGACGCTGGAGGGCTGCCGGGACCTCATCGAGCAGTTCGAGCCGTGCCCGGAGAACAAGAGGAAGGGGGTGCTGGGCATCGACG GCTTCACCAACTATACCCGGAGCCCCGCGGGCGACATCTTCAACCCCGAGCACCACGGGGTGCACCAGGACATGACGCAGCCCCTGAGCCATTACTTCATCACCTCGTCCCACAACACGTACCTGGTGGGCGACCAGCTCATGTCCCAGTCGCGCGTGGACATGTACGCCTGGGCCCTGCAGGCGGGCTGCCGCTGCGTGGAGG TGGACTGCTGGGACGGGCCGGACGGGGAGCCCATCGTGCACCACGGCTACACCCTGACCTCCAAGATCCTCTTCCGAGACGTGGTGGAGACCATCAACAAGTACGCCTTCGCCAAGAACGA GTACCCCGTGATCCTGTCCCTGGAGAACCACTGCAGCGTGGCCCAGCAGAAGAAGATGGCGCAGTACCTGAGCGACATCCTCGGGGACAAGCTGGACCTGTCCTGTGTGCACGGGGCGGACGCCCACACGCTGCCCTCCCCGCACGTGCTCAGGGGCAAGATCCTGGTGAAG ggcAAGAAGCTGCCGGCCACGCTCAGCGAGGACGCCGAGGAGGGCGACGTGTCGGACGAGGACAGCGCCGACGAGATGGACGAGGACTGCAAGCTGCTggacggggag GCCTCTGCCAGCCGGAAGCGCGTGGAGAGCGTCGCCAAGAAGAAACTGGACTCGCTCCTGAAGGAGTCCAGGATCCGCGACTGCGAGGACCCCGACGGCTTCTCCGTGTCCTCGCTCGGGCCCCGGGGGAAGCGCGTGCCATCCGCAGCGGAGAGGCGGGGACAGACG GCTGAGGAGGCGCCTGGGGAGGAGCCGGGCGCGGCCAGGAGGAACAGCAGGCGGCTCCTGAGCAGCTTCTCCAGGCATAAG AAAAAGAGCAGCAAGCTGAAGAAGGTGGCCAGCGTGGAGGAGGGGGACGAGGCCCCAGATGCCCAGGGCAGCCAGAGCCGAGG GGCCACCCGGCAGAAGAAGACCATGAAACTGTCTCGTGCGCTTTCGGACCTGGTGAAGTACACCAAGTCCGTGGGTGCCCACGACGTGGACTCGGAGG TGGTGTGCAGCTGGCAGGTGTCGTCCTTCAGCGAGACCCGGGCGCAGCACATTCTGCAGCAGAAGCCTGAGCAGTACCTGCGCTTCAACCAGCACCAGCTCAGCCGCATCTACCCCTCGTCCTACCGCGTGGACTCCAGCAACTACAACCCGCAGCCCTTCTGGAACGCCGGCTGCCAGATGG TGGCCCTGAATTACCAGTCGGAGGGGCGGATGCTGCAGCTGAACAGGGCCAAGTTCAGTGCCAACGGCAGCTGTGGCTACGTGCTCAAGCCCTCGTGCATGTGCCAGG gcGTCTTCAACCCCAACTCGGAGGACCCCCTGCCGGGGCAGCTCAAGAAGCAGCTGGTGCTGCGGATCATCAGCGGGCAGCAGCTCCCGAAGCCGCGGGACTCCATGCTGGGGGACCGCGGGGAG ATCATAGACCCCTTCGTGGAGGTGGAGGTCATCGGGCTCCCGGTAGACTGCAGCAAGGACCAGACCCGCGTGGTGGACGACAACG GCTTCAACCCCATGTGGGAGGAGACGCTGGTGTTCACCGTGCACATGCCTGAGATCGCGCTGGTGCGCTTCCTAGTCTGGGACCACGACCCCATCGGGCGCGACTTCATTGGCCAGAGGACGCTGGCCTTCAGCAGCATGATGCCCG GCTACCGGCACGTGTACCTGGAGGGGATGGAGGAGGCCTCCATTTTTGTTCACGTGGCCATCAGTGACATCAGTGGTAAG GTCAGGCAGACTCTGGGGCTAAAAGGCCTGTTCCTCCGAGGCCCCAAGCCCGGCTCTCTGGACAGTCATGCTGCTGGCCGGCCCCTGGCCAGGGCTCCTGTTAGCCAGCGGCTCCTCCGGCGCACGGCCAGCGCCCCAACCAAGAGTCAGAAGCCAGGCCGCAAGGCCTTCCCAGAGCTGGTCCTGGGCACGCAGGGCCCGGCTTCCGGCGGGGGAGCCCGCGAtgtgggtcccccaagccccggccccgcgccggaGGCCCTGAGCCAGGACGAGGGGGGCGGCAGCAGCCCCCGAGGTAAGGCACAGGCAGAGCACAGCCCGCCGCAGGCCCGGCCCCCGCGGGCCCCCGCAGCCTCTGGGCCAGCCGGCGTGGCGGCCACCTGCATGAAGTGCGTCCTGGGCTCCTGCAGCAGCGCGGACGCTGAGGGCCTGCGCAGGGAGCGGCcgcccagccctgggccagcgGGCGCCGTCTGCCAgcagccccgggcccgggccgACTCGCTGGGGGCCCCACAGCCGGGCGTGGGCGGCCACAGCCCCACGTCCCGGGACTCCAGCCGCCCAGGCAGCCCCGAGGTGGCCGCACGCAGGCAGCCGGGGGCCCTGCAGGTGGAGATGAACGCCCTGTTCGCACAGAAGCTGGACGAGATCAGGAGCAAGTCCCCCATGTTCTCCACGGGTAAGGCCGGCGCCCCACGCTCCGCGCCCTCAGCATGGCTGTGCttatccaccccccaccccccgcacctgaCCCACACCCAGGGCCCAGCGGGGCGGCTTGTTAGTGCCCCCTGCAGTGGCCCCGCTGGCCCTGGTGTCCCCCATCACCACTGCTTCCAGCCCTCTGGCCCGACAGTCCAGGCTGGGGGTGTCCGCGTGTGTCTGCACCTTCGGCCCCCGGTCAGGGCCAGTCCCGACGTCCAGGCTTCAGTTTCCCAGACGTCGCGGGCTGTGGCCACATCACGTGCACAGGCTGGGACTGGCTGA